In Uranotaenia lowii strain MFRU-FL chromosome 2, ASM2978415v1, whole genome shotgun sequence, one genomic interval encodes:
- the LOC129745710 gene encoding exportin-5: MEPGGEVVGLANELARAVKITMDPAAPQQARMDAYVACERFKEVSPLCAQAGLFLVTGNYPSIVRHFGLQLMEHTVRFNWNSISQQEKIFIKENAMKLLSTGVAEAQDQSASHIKDGLSRIIVEMIKREWPQQWTTLLAELSDACSKGVAQTELVLLVFLRLVEDVALLQTIESNQRRKDIYQALTVNMSEIFDFFLRLIELHVGEFRNSTAMGDKHKALGHNRVVQVVLLTLTGFVEWVSINHIMSSNGRLLQILCILLIDEEFQQPAAECLLQIVNRKGQIKDRKPLLMLFDEAPVGHYYRAALQTERMGTETYYNFLKKLIQVLSGLATQLTGLWGKEDCQIPKANLTTFLETILIFTRHSSYTLTHSAALIWMSLLKHEQIARDPLVLEYIPKIIELYGPKIIKVSYPASRPMEITMHPQTFISLDYDGEEEWLIFFARCRSDFLEIFRQATLISPLVTFSYCEQWLNSRLQKAHSERNTTCSVTDPVYLEWDALVNVLEGVLSRILMVTERPSVSSGLRLLEECLKIESADPLILSVLLSCISSLFVFLSMSSCQITVTNCVAMTGVQLLPRVLDKIFAALVFQQVGETRYTRSVAVKNLRRHAASLMVKIAHKYPLLLLPIFDQINTSVHNLIRQQDQLSNVEQVTLVEALLLISNHFCDYERQSNFVVEVTRDCVGLWMQIAPYIKNAHTFIDFVGLNKPPLQSSPESPPDPSNANRGQIVYALNLILGVVKRCSWPDDPDRCNRGGFVVALTESGNPICRNPATSHVVPLLPHILALMRVLNELWKPEALATIHELFKSTNGMQEHEKKQLLGVSPVLQDPLDPCAKKPPTPYDRMQTFLSLIFEHCYHMMGSAGPSLGRDLYAIPGIAEALIGSIFACLENVPDFKLRPLVRVFLKPFIYSCAPVFHETVLLPIFAHFAPFMLSRLTARWQYITALYDSGELGEDINDTQEVLEDMVNRALTREYIDVLKVALVGSTVDPTATVTSDTTGANSMDHDDQSMDGSPQALTRAAQSAMTSEVISDLGSKLLRNQYTCTPIVMTVLSVLTWNDSTSSLRATLLSGPVIRFLAGEQLITDTLASNIMIAVLQGLQLHGQHEANQASLITLGVQTYEILRPKFPNILEVLQQIPNISASDLQKLDEKISVSVSTKGNKIDKAKKDLFKKITAAIVGRSVGSHGKKEVRILNLPPIATENRSTGTYGQGNLVDGCQETGLAHLFASGRS, encoded by the exons ATGGAACCTGGTGGAGAAGTTGTTGGTTTAGCCAATGAATTGGCTCGGGCGGTCAAGATAACAATGGACCCGGCAGCTCCTCAACAAGCTCGTATGGATGCATACGTAGCATGTGAAAG aTTCAAAGAAGTATCTCCATTGTGTGCTCAAGCGGGACTTTTTCTTGTCACTGGAAATTATCCATCGATTGTTCGTCACTTTGGTTTGCAACTGATGGAGCATACGGTGCGGTTCAACTGGAATAGTATCTCCCagcaggaaaaaatatttatcaaagaaAATGCCATGAAACTGCTGTCAACTGGTGTGGCTGAAGCTCAAGATCAGAGTGCATCACACATCAAAGATGGACTTTCACGAATCATCGTTGAAATGATTAAGCGCGAATGGCCCCAGCAGTGGACAACATTATTGGCAGAACTCAGTGATGCATGCTCGAAGGGAGTGGCACAAACGGAATTGGTTTTACTGGTGTTTCTTAGACTGGTTGAAGATGTTGCTTTGCTACAGACAATAGAAAGCAATCAACGTCGAAAGGATATCTACCAAGCCCTAACAGTAAATATGTCTgagatatttgacttttttcttcGACTCATCGAACTACACGTGGGAGAATTCCGGAATAGCACTGCTATGGGTGACAAGCATAAGGCCCTAGGGCATAACCGCGTGGTCCAGGTTGTATTGCTTACATTAACTGGATTTGTTGAATGGGTTTCCATCAACCACATTATGTCATCAAACGGAAGACTCCTGCAAATCCTCTGCATTTTACTAATCGACGAAGAATTTCAGCAACCGGCAGCTGAGTGCTTGTTGCAGATAGTGAACCGTAAAGGGCAAATCAAAGACCGTAAGCCATTGCTGATGCTATTCGACGAAGCCCCTGTTGGCCACTACTATCGGGCAGCATTGCAAACAGAACGCATGGGAACTGAAACATACTACAATTTCCTTAAAAAGTTGATTCAAGTACTTAGTGGTCTTGCAACTCAATTAACTGGATTATGGGGTAAAGAAGACTGCCAAATTCCCAAAGCAAATCTGACCACGTTTCTAGAGACGATTTTGATATTTACTCGGCACTCAAGCTACACATTGACTCATTCAGCAGCACTCATCTGGATGAGCTTGTTGAAACACGAACAAATTGCACGTGACCCGCTTGTCCTGGAATACATACCGAAAATAATTGAACTGTACGGaccgaaaataataaaagtaagCTATCCAGCTTCTCGTCCCATGGAGATAACCATGCATCCTCAAACATTCATTAGTTTGGATTACGATGGTGAAGAGGAGTGGCTCATATTTTTCGCCAGGTGTAGATCCGACTTTTTAGAAATATTCCGTCAGGCCACCCTCATTTCACCACTGGTTACATTTTCCTACTGTGAACAGTGGTTGAACTCACGCTTGCAAAAGGCACATTCCGAGCGTAATACAACCTGCAGTGTGACCGATCCGGTGTACCTGGAATGGGATGCACTGGTTAATGTTCTGGAGGGCGTTTTATCTAGAATTCTCATGGTAACCGAGCGCCCCTCTGTATCGTCTGGATTACGTTTGTTGGAAGAGTGTCTGAAAATAGAATCTGCTGATCCGCTAATCCTTTCTGTGTTGCTTTCCTGCATTTCTTCACTATTCGTATTTCTCAGCATGTCGTCCTGCCAAATAACGGTGACGAACTGTGTTGCTATGACAGGTGTTCAACTGCTGCCACGTGTCTTGGATAAAATTTTTGCCGCTCTCGTGTTTCAACAGGTTGGAGAAACGCGTTATACACGTTCAGTCGCTGTAAAAAATCTACGTAGACATGCGGCTTCACTAATGGTCAAAATAGCTCACAAATACCCTCTGCTACTGCTACCGATCTTCGATCAAATCAATACCAGTGTGCACAATCTCATACGCCAACAGGATCAACTAAGCAATGTGGAACAGGTCACCTTGGTTGAAGCCCTGCTGCTTATTTCTAATCATTTTTGCGACTACGAACGTCAGAGCAATTTTGTTGTAGAAGTAACGCGTGACTGTGTCGGCTTATGGATGCAAATTGCACCTTACATAAAAAATGCCCATACGTTTATCGATTTTGTGGGTCTTAACAAACCACCATTACAATCATCTCCGGAATCTCCGCCAGATCCGAGTAATGCCAACCGCGGTCAAATTGTGTATGCTCTAAATTTAATTCTCGGCGTAGTCAAACGATGTTCCTGGCCCGATGACCCCGATCGATGTAACCGCGGAGGATTCGTAGTTGCACTGACCGAATCTGGAAATCCAATTTGCCGAAATCCCGCAACGTCTCATGTGGTACCATTGTTACCGCATATCTTAGCCCTGATGCGAGTACTTAATGAACTTTGGAAACCGGAGGCTCTTGCTACAATTCACGAGCTTTTTAAAAGTACCAACGGTATGCAGGAACACGAAAAGAAACAATTGTTGGGCGTTTCTCCAGTACTGCAAGATCCCCTGGATCCTTGTGCTAAAAAACCTCCTACGCCGTACGATCGCATGCAAACATTTTTGTCGCTAATCTTTGAACACTGCTACCATATGATGGGCTCGGCAG GTCCTTCCTTGGGTCGGGATCTGTATGCCATTCCCGGCATTGCGGAAGCCCTGATTGGAAGCATTTTTGCTTGTTTAGAAAATGTTCCGGATTTCAAACTGCGACCACTCGTGCGTGTATTTCTTAAACCATTTATCTATTCCTGCGCTCCGGTGTTCCATGAAACTGTTTTGTTACCAATATTTGCTCACTTCGCACCGTTCA TGCTTTCGAGACTGACCGCACGTTGGCAATACATTACGGCGCTGTATGATTCTGGTGAACTAGGTGAAGACATCAACGATACCCAGGAAGTTTTGGAAGACATGGTAAACCGAGCTCTCACCCGCGAGTATATTGATGTACTAAAAGTGGCTCTAGTGGGCAGCACAGTGGATCCCACAGCGACAGTTACCTCAGACACCACCGGCGCCAATAGCATGGATCATGACGATCAAAGTATGGATGGATCCCCGCAAGCGCTTACACGAGCTGCACAGTCTGCTATGACATCTGAAGTTATCAGCGATTTGGGTAGTAAATTACTGCGCAATCAATATACATGTACGCCAATCGTAATGACAGTTCTAAG TGTGCTTACTTGGAATGACAGTACCTCCAGTTTGAGGGCCACTCTACTAAGTGGACCGGTCATACGCTTTCTTGCTGGAGAACAACTAATAACTGATACTTTGGCATCAAATATCATGATAGCAGTTCTACAAGGATTACAACTTCATGGTCAGCACGAAGCGAATCAG GCCTCTCTTATTACACTTGGTGTGCAAACGTATGAAATCCTACGGCCCAAATTTCCTAACATTCTGGAAGTCCTGCAGCAGATACCGAACATTAGTGCCTCGGATCTCCAGAAGttagatgaaaaaatttcagtttctgTCAGCACCAAAGGCAACAAAATCGACAAAGCCAAAAAAGATCTTTTCAAAAAGATCACAGCAGCCATCGTAGGTCGAAGTGTTGGATCGCATGGCAAGAAAGAAGTACGCATTTTAAACCTTCCACCGATTGCGACAGAAAATCGCTCGACAGGCACTTACGGTCAAGGAAATTTGGTCGACGGCTGTCAGGAAACTGGTTTAGCACACTTGTTCGCATCTGGACGGAGTTAG
- the LOC129743770 gene encoding ubiquitin-like-conjugating enzyme ATG3: protein MQNVINSVKGTALGVAEYLTPVLKESKFRETGVLTPEEFVAAGDHLTHHCPTWAWAVGDDSRIKPYLPKDKQFLITRNVPCYRRCKQMEYVGEETLVEESDQDGGWVETHHFNPDEGASGSGLEEKVCEMTLDGSKVDDVAGDMDDPSNFEDGGGDAACNADDDDDDGAAIDMDEFEESGLLDEVDPSVATVAPPEVSAKKNPSAEGAAAAGAEGDSVVHTRTYDLHITYDKYYQTPRLWVVGYDENRKPLTVEQMYEDVSQDHAKKTVTMEAHPHLPGPNMASVHPCKHADIMKKIIQTVEEGGGELGVHMYLIIFLKFVQTVIPTIEYDFTQNFNIANK from the exons ATGCAGAACGTGATTAATTCGGTGAAAGGCACCGCTCTCGGTGTGGCAGAATATCTTACTCCAGTCCTGAAG GAATCGAAGTTTCGTGAAACGGGTGTATTGACACCAGAGGAGTTTGTAGCGGCCGGTGACCATCTAACTCACCACTGTCCGACATGGGCCTGGGCGGTTGGAGATGATAGCCGGATAAAACCATACTTACCTaaag aTAAACAATTTCTCATAACACGAAACGTACCCTGCTATCGACGATGTAAACAGATGGAATACGTGGGCGAAGAAACTTTGGTGGAAGAGAGTGACCAGGACGGCGGATGGGTCGAGACCCATCACTTCAATCCGGACGAAGGCGCGTCCGGTTCGGGGCTGGAGGAAAAGGTCTGTGAAATGACACTGGACGGGTCGAAAGTTGACGACGTGGCTGGTGATATGGACGATCCTAGCAACTTCGAGGATGGCGGCGGGGATGCTGCGTGCAATGctgatgacgacgacgatgacgggGCAGCCATCGATATGGACGAATTCGAGGAGAGTGGTCTTCTGGACGAGGTGGATCCG TCAGTAGCTACGGTAGCACCGCCCGAAGTGTCTGCCAAAAAGAACCCATCGGCAGAAGGGGCTGCTGCCGCCGGTGCCGAGGGTGATTCTGTAGTTCATACACGTACCTACGATTTGCACATCACATATGACAAATACTACCAAACACCCCGATTGTGGGTGGTGGGTTACGATGAGAATCGCAAACCGCTCACCGTCGAGCAAATGTACGAGGACGTCAGTCAGGATCACGCGAAGAAAACCGTAACAATGGAGGCGCACCCACATCTACCCGGGCCGAACATGGCATCTGTCCATCCTTGCAA ACATGCTGACATCATGAAAAAGATCATCCAAACCGTAGAGGAAGGTGGCGGGGAGTTGGGCGTTCACATGTATCTAATCATTTTCCTTAAATTTGTCCAAACGGTGATACCGACCATAGAATATGACTTTACGCAAAACTTCAACATTGCCAACAAGTAA
- the LOC129745711 gene encoding E3 ubiquitin-protein ligase RMND5A yields the protein MESCAAVEKEVDKVITKFSAINDHSQRIIGDVIISVEKLRASIAEVPSEEQLTPTQIEVLHDAMAKAKDKLQRLTTEHRDLHGTVSKVGKAIDRNFIGDFTATSRTDVFQSEHNVVLLNKIMAQHFYRQGMDDVADTLITESGLTSEEIQPEPYAELHRIWEAIHNHNLLPALEWATRYSAELDARNSTLEFKLHRLAFMQILNGGIHAQTEAITYARTNFAKFVKRFEKEIQILMGTLIYLPNGIQNSPYKYLMAPEMWVEAADVFLKDACALLGINKDSPLSVVVNAGCTALPALLNLKQVMQSRQVTGIWNGRDELPIEIDLDPEHRFHSIFACPILRQQSSEDNPPMKLLCGHVISRDALSKLSNGPILNNTFRLKCPYCPMEQCPSDAKLIYF from the exons ATGGAATCTTGTGCGGCCGTCGAAAAAGAAGTAGACAAGGTCATAACCAAGTTTTCGGCAATCAATGATCATTCCCAGCGGATTATAGGGGATGTAATTATTTCTGTAGAAAAACTTAGGGCTTCTATAGCAGAAG TTCCATCTGAAGAACAACTTACACCGACCCAAATAGAGGTACTGCATGATGCAATGGCCAAGGCGAAGGATAAATTACAACGACTTACAACGGAACACCGTGATTTGCATGGAACGGTGAGCAAAGTGGGCAAGGCAATAGATCGAAACTTCATCGGTGACTTCACTGCCACTTCCCGTACAGATGTGTTCCAAAGCGAACACAATGTTGttcttttaaacaaaattatggcGCAGCATTTTTACCGTCAAGGTATGGACGATGTTGCTGATACGTTAATTACGGAATCCGGACTGACATCGGAGGAAATCCAACCGGAACCGTACGCCGAACTACATAGAATATGGGAAGCAATTCATAATCATAATCTGTTACCAGCTCTCGAGTGGGCTACACGATACTCAGCAGAACTGGATGCTAGAAACAGTACTCTCGAATTCAAACTGCACCGTTTAGCGTTTATGCAAATCCTGAATGGAGGTATTCACGCGCAAACAGAAGCAATTACATATGCACGAACTAATTTCGCTAAATTTGTAAAGCGCTTCGAAAAAGAAATCCAAATACTGATGGGCACTCTGATCTATCTGCCCAATGGAATTCAAAACTCTCCGTACAAATATCTTATGGCTCCGGAAATGTGGGTGGAAGCGGCTGACGTTTTTCTAAAAGATGCTtgcgctttgcttggaattaaCAAAGATTCACCGCTCTCAGTTGTTGTGAATGCCGGCTGTACCGCCTTGCCAGCATTACTCAATCTGAAGCAGGTGATGCAATCCCGGCAAGTTACAGGAATATGGAACGGACGTGACGAATTACCG ATTGAAATTGATCTCGATCCGGAACATCGCTTCCATTCGATATTTGCCTGTCCGATTTTGAGGCAACAAAGCTCCGAAGATAATCCACCGATGAAATTGCTGTGCGGTCACGTAATCTCTCGTGATGCTTTGAGTAAATTGAGTAACGGACCAAT ACTCAACAATACTTTCAGATTGAAATGTCCCTACTGCCCAATGGAACAGTGCCCGTCGGATGCTAAACTTATCTATTTCTAA
- the LOC129745888 gene encoding U6 small nuclear RNA (adenine-(43)-N(6))-methyltransferase produces the protein MSMNKFMHPRNIYRQKPDYLKLVTKFPELKEFTSVDLNGRLTLDFKNRNALQMLTRCLLKQDFSLEIDLPPDKLVPTLPLRLNYIHWLEDLELAFGWNDRPETRVLDIGCGASCIYALLGVMNSKKRWKMVGLEKATDSVICARENVNRNKLSDWIEVIEQKKEEFSILKGFLSIRPEERFDFCMCNPPFFEDDSCGTINRTDRRPEPSNAFTGVDDELRTEGGELRFIEKIIDESLYLKDKIAVFTTMIGHKKNFVAVLRILKQRQIYNLTSTRFCQGNTTRWGVAWSFSSAAILSKVPDFFEQSSAKGKSLGQPLEALIFSEKDVTSLEDARAKLLIILSQLELDLKPLEQTSSSFIWEVLAHENTWSYQRRKRREAKRKLSPGTENQRNKQLDVIRLSEVLEVSEANSNQNSPQKRRVEPILKAVLCLKLKQTEPKGFYLALSFLSGLAGKDSLNQILQYVKNAKNLFM, from the exons ATGTCCATGAACAAGTTCATGCATCCTCGAAATATTTATCGACAGAAACCAGATTATCTTAAATTGGTTACGAAATTTCCTGAATTGAAAGAGTTTACCTCAGTG GATTTGAACGGACGGCTGACGCTGGACTTCAAAAACCGTAATGCCCTTCAAATGTTAACCAGATGTTTGTTGAAGCAAGATTTCAGTTTAGAAATAGATCTTCCACCCGACAAGTTAGTCCCAACCTTACCATTGCGGCTGAATTACATACACTGGTTGGAGGATTTAGAACTAGCATTTGGATGGAATGACAGACCAGAGACGAGAGTGTTGGATATTGGTTGTGGAGCATCCTGCATCTATGCCTTGTTGGGAGTAATGAACTCCAAGAAACGTTGGAAAATGGTTGGTCTCGAGAAAGCTACTGATAGTGTGATCTGTGCTAGAGAAAACGTTAACCGTAACAAATTGAGTGATTGGATTGAGGtgatcgaacaaaaaaaagaagagtTCAGCATTTTGAAGGGATTTTTGAGCATTAGACCTGAGGAAAGGTTTGACTTTTGCATGTGCAACCCACCGTTCTTCGAAGATGATTCCTGTGGGACAATTAACCGAACCGATAGAAGACCGGAACCGTCCAATGCTTTTACCGGTGTGGATGACGAGTTGCGAACCGAAGGGGGAGAGCTgcggtttattgaaaaaattattgatgaaagTTTATACTTGAAAGATAAGATAGCGGTGTTCACAACAATGATAGGTCATAAGAAAAATTTCGTCGCAGTATTGCGAATTCTTAAGCAACGACAAATTTACAATCTTACATCTACACGATTCTGTCAAGGAAATACTACCAGATGGGGAGTTGCATGGAGCTTTTCCAGTGCAGCAATCTTATCTAAAGTTCCTGATTTCTTTGAGCAGAGCAGTGCGAAAGGAAAATCGCTAGGACAACCTTTAGAAGCTcttattttttcggaaaaagaTGTAACATCTTTGGAGGACGCTAGAGCTAAACTGCTTATCATTCTATCTCAACTGGAGCTGGACTTAAAACCATTGGAGCAGACTTCGTCTTCTTTTATATGGGAAGTGTTAGCACACGAAAATACCTGGTCTTATCAGCGACGAAAACGACGGGAAGCAAAAAGAAAGCTTAGTCCTGGTACTGAGAACCAACGTAATAAGCAATTAGATGTCATTCGGTTGAGCGAAGTATTGGAAGTGTCCGAAGCTAATAGTAATCAGAACTCCCCTCAGAAGCGTAGAGTGGAACCTATCCTTAAAGCTGTGTTATGTTTAAAACTAAAGCAAACAGAACCGAAAGGTTTTTATTTAGCATTAAGCTTTCTCAGTGGCCTTGCGGGGAAGGACTCCCTTAACCAGATCCTGCAATATGTTAAAAACGccaaaaatttgttcatgtaa
- the LOC129745889 gene encoding nucleoporin Nup37: MDHSNSAPPTHSISFPEKIVAFELSSYEWSQNLLCVALADKLMLGIVRFPEETESECFEWNQIKEVHHETRCHSLAFAPQTSLAVLPKVVIICTAGADFNLRVFNSDLENDNTVQILQGHRNYINQVSWDPEEEYLASCGDDHMCIMWKCKENYAKGPTFFFGSAVVSAKWHPDEPGRVLIAEKSGIVHLYNVDNKLAILSVEANKNPLNYADWSLNNSALVVALAGGELVFWDLKKPSRPIEYKRIHEDCGHIVKFSPHSETIVASVGRPRNSLKVIHVKNQVPQVEAKLTLYGGLCWHYQLPYVVAGQDRKLCFWKISC; this comes from the exons ATGGATCATTCAAATAGCGCGCCGCCAACGCACTCCATAAGCTTTCcggaaaaaattgttgctttcGAATTATCAAGTTATGAGTGGTCTCAGAATTTGCTGTGCGTAGCGTTGGCCGACAAACTAATGCTAGGTATTGTCCGGTTTCCG GAAGAAACTGAATCGGAGTGTTTTGAGTGGAACCAGATTAAAGAAGTTCACCATGAAACACGCTGTCACTCGTTGGCCTTTGCACCACAAACTTCATTGGCCGTACTACCGAAGGTAGTCATAATATGCACGGCTGGAGCCGATTTCAATCTAAGGGTTTTCAACAGTGACCTCGAGAATGACAATACGGTACAGATTCTGCAGGGACATCGGAATTATATCAACCAGGTCAGCTGGGATCCAGAGGAAGAATATTTGGCTTCCTGCGGCGATGATCACATGTGTATCATGTGGAAGTGCAAAGAAAACTATGCCAAAGGTCCGACGTTCTTTTTTGGTTCTGCTGTTGTATCGGCCAAGTGGCATCCAGATGAGCCAGGGCGGGTACTGATTGCTGAAAAATCTGGAATTGTCCATCTGTACAATGTTGATAATAAGCTGGCCATACTGTCCGTAGAAGCCAACAAAAACCCATTGAACTATGCCGATTGGAGTTTAAATAATTCGGCCTTGGTAGTTGCACTAGCCGGTGGTGAGTTAGTTTTCTGGGATTTGAAGAAACCAAGTCGACCTATAGAGTACAAACGGATTCACGAAGACTGTGGtcatattgtaaaattttctccGCATTCCGAAACAATAGTCGCAAGCGTAGGTCGACCCAGAAACTCCCTGAAAGTAATTCATGTAAAGAACCAGGTTCCTCAGGTTGAAGCCAAATTAACTCTTTACGGCGGTCTTTGTTGGCACTATCAGTTGCCGTATGTGGTGGCTGGACAAGACCGAAAACTTTGCTTCTGGAAAATTTCATGTTAA